The Setaria italica strain Yugu1 chromosome VIII, Setaria_italica_v2.0, whole genome shotgun sequence genome includes the window CCCTATGCCCATTGATCACAATTAATTTGAAAGGATGTTTATGGATGCTTTTGTTTACCATAAGTGTAATAAATCTTGTAGTCATTTTCGGCACAAGTCTTGCAGCTAGCCAATATAATCCAAGTTTTTGGTACCCTATAATCCAAGATAAGATATAATCTCCTACTGTTTTCAAATCTCAGAATCTTTTGCAGTAATCTCCTACTGTTTTCAAAAAGTGGTATGTCAATCGTAACAGGATTAGACAGAGGGAAGTACCGAATGGTTGCTTGCAGATGAGGTGATTCTAACTTTAGACTTTGCATGTAGACGGCGTGGAGGATATGAATAGTTGCATGCAGATGAGATGGTGCTGACATTAGCCTTTGCATGTAGATGGCGTGGACGATTTGAGGTAAATGACACAAGAACACACACCATATATATAGTGGCATTGTTggaccttgtttagttaccccaaaatcccaactttggcactatgcaaaaataagattccccatcacatcaaacttgcggtacatgcatggagtactaaatgtagacgaaataaaaaactaattgcacagttttgttgtactttgcgagacgaatcttttgagcctaattagtcaatatttggacaataattcataaatacaaacgaaacactacagtatgctacagtgctggcacagtgattttggttgtccaaaattgggcaactaaacagggCCTCGTTCTCTTCTCATTAATTGTTAATAGAAGTTACTACATGTACCTAGAACTCCTAAACTAGGTGTCCTATCATATGATTTGCAATTAATTCCATTAAGCTTGAAGCAGGTGGAAAGGGCACTTGCATCGATAGGAGGCGCACGTGCACAGAGAGTCTGTTATGTCTTTTATCTTTTAATGAAACTAGGTGGCGTTGGGGCTGCTGGCCTTTCCTCGCTGTTTAGCATCCTGAGAACATCCGGCATGGTTGGCCGCTCCCTTGGATTGTCTTGGGTGCACAACAGTCCGATATGTATTCTTCTTTCCACTTCCTGTAGCTGTGACTCTCCACAAGATGCAGAGTCAAATAAATCCTTCAGACTCTGAGCTTCCCGTACCTCCCAAGCCTGTGAAAAAGGTGTCAGTGTGTATAACAAGGCAACAAGTAAAACCCATTGTGTAACTGAAGTTCTTCATGTGGTCAGCTAAGTTGCCATTTTCTTCAGATCCGTCTAACCAATTTTGATTAACGTGTTGGATCATTAACACACTATTGCTTCTTGACTGCATCATTTTGGTCGAGATTGGTCACTGACTAGTCCTAAGATGAACATCCACAAATTCAAACAATGATGACCTATATGCTACGTTATTGAGACTGCTATTTCTTTGATAATCTTATACTTGTCTGTATTGAAAGATCATGTTGATGTTTGGTGTAGTAAAATTTGGAAAGGTAAGAGAACTTTTGAGATTATACGAGGCTACTACCCAAAGTATGAGGTGGCACCCAAATAGAACGACATATCCTTAAAAGGAACAACATGACATGAAGAGATGAGCAATTATAAACCAATCCAGTTTTTTATGCTCAGAAATTATTGCTAGCGCTGACAGCGAGCAAGATGCAGAATTACCAAATAAAGTATgacctacaaaaggattccTCTTTTTTTTGTGTCACAGCTGATTACACTTTTTTCCCTTGTTGAAAAAAGTGGACAGTTTAAGGCCAATATCTCCACCGAAGTATGGATATCAGAATAGATCGAATAATGATGAATGCAAAAAAGAGAAAACCTTTATCTGAACAAGTTCCTTGTGAAGATACCCAACCAATGCCTGCCTATAAATGTTTTACGTACCCACTCAATTGAATGTTGGAGAAGTCCAGACCTGCTCATTCCTCTAATGGTAGATAAGACTAAGAGGCCAAAACTGTAGACATCATTCTTGGCTGAGATGACACCTTGAGCAATATATTCTGGAGCCATATATCCCCTAAATggtgaaaaaataaataaatgggtCAGCAGAAGGGGGGAAGCGACAAGAAGCTTGATCGTGCATGTCATGGCAACAAAAATACAGTATATATGGAAAGTCGTCCTACAGGGTGCCTGCTAACTCTTCCGTGACTTCTTGAGTCACCTCTTGATCAAATATTTTGCACATTTCAAAATCACAGATTTTAGGGTTCATATTAGAGTCAAACAGGATGTTTTCTGGCTTCAAATCCATATGGATAATGTTTTTCCAGTGCAGATGAGCTATGCCTTGTGCCATCCCTTGAATTATTTGGAATATGATAGACCAATCCATCTGCGGACACTGTCCTGGAAAATTAAAAAATCAAACATCCTATAGAGTTAACATTGTTAAGCTAAATTTTGCTCCAAATGATAACTGGAGTCATTCTTTAAGTGGAAACATGCCTTCGATAATGTCGGACAAGTTTCCATTCGGGGTGTACTCTTCGACCACTATCATACTAGTTATTTCAGCCTCCACATAGCGGCCCTTGTATAGCATCTTCTCGTATGTGGTTTCCTGGCAATATCCGAGAAAGCAAACTATATTTTGGTGCTGACCCAGCAATGCAAAGACATTCACATAATGATCTACATCTCTTCGTAAGTGCCGAGCTGCACAAAATCTCTTTATGGCAACCAATACGTCAGATATTACACCCTGGATCATAGGCAGCAATTTTAATCACGAATGCAGTTAACGTGATATTATAATTTGAATGCCTCAAACATAATTAAAATACCAAGCATATGGAGTACCTTGTACACAGTAGCACTGCCACCTCTCCCAATCAGGTTGTGTTCCGAGAAGTTATTTGTAGCGGCCTTCATCTCAGATAAACTGAACATTCTAAATCCTGTCATAAAAACAGGTACACATACAGGCATAAATGATGTTCTGCAAACACACACCAGCAAGATCACTATCACTAGTGAATAATAAATAGCTCGAATTCAAGATCAAAGAGGCCGGTAAACAAATATGTGATCTTACCTGATTGGTTGAGAAAGTGCTCCATACAGGCTGGATCACTTTTTCTCTCACCATCAGCTCCAAATCTGTCATCGTACATTCGATAAGCAAAATGAGTGCCCTCCGATCGATGTAATAATACTGAATGGAGGTAGACCAATGGTGGTAGCATAATGGTAAGGTTTTAGATGCTTCCTCCATCCCAATTGTAAATCGTTTTGGCATTTCacctagaaatgccaaaacgattTACAATTTGCGACAAAGAGAGTAGTTTACCAGGGCTTTTATGGAAATAAAAGCTAAAATTGCGCAAGTGCATACTTTGATGGTATACAGACTTGCCAAGGGAATTACAGTTTTTCGTAATGGTGATTAATTTCTATGTTGAACTCACTAAGTATTACAACATATAATTTACTATGCTACAATTGGAATGGCACACTGTAAATATCAGACCTAGTATCATTGTTTGACGCACTGCTAGACGAGCTCTCCACTGCCCCTAGATGGCCAGCATCCTGAAATAGAAAACCAAATCCCTCAAGGTATTATTGATGAAATTTTTATCCTATCTTATTAGTTGAAATGGAAGAGCTAGGAAGTACCAATTGAATGATACCCCTGAAATAAAGAAACTATCTAAAGGTTGCTGCGAAACAAAAGAAACTGTCCGTATATTGATCTTGACGAGGTGAGGTGGGACACTTAAATCTGTTAATGCCGGACCCAACACCTGGGTCAACCGTGCTTGCGGTAGAGGCATACATTCTACAAATATGATACGTACAGGTTGCATCTGTCCAATTTTTATTCTTAACAAAATGAGTCTATCAACCCAAAGCTAATGAAAAACATGGAGAAGTTTCTCTAAAATGGTGGATAGAATCGTAAGGAACATTATATATGGAAGTGACAAAATTAAAAATACGCTGTAAAGATGTAGTACCTGTGTAATCCAGTTTGCGGCCGCAATTTGGTCCATGATAACCTGGTTTACCTGGCGCAACTCTTTGGTCAGGTATCCAGTTGCACCCAGGTGAATGTTGCGCGTCGACTGGCAGGCCCTGACAAGCTTCAGCGCCCGATACAGGGTCTCCTCGAGGTTCTCAAGCGCCTGGATCATCGCCTGGTCCTTCACCATCTCCAAATTCTCCATCTTTGACAGGATAGCACTTAATCTGCTTACGCGCCTTCCGATCTCATAACAATCAGCCTTATTCTTTCGAACGGTGTCGACCGCCTCCTTGATCTGGAGCGCAACCTCGACAATGTTCCTCACCCTGCCCAATGCATCGGACATCCTCTCTCTAGGGGATTATAATCTGCAGATCGAAAGGATAAGGGAGTCGTATCGAATCAGACGAACAAGCCTGATGAACCAACTGGAACAAACAAAAAAAGCTCTTCGATTTTCTTTCTCAAAGCAATCAAAGCAAATAAAGAAGCAAGCATAAACCTGGCGTCTTCGGCCCTCCTTTACTAGCTGCGTCAGGGATCTCTTCCTCCAAGCTATGGTACGCCCGGAGCATCCGGTGTTCGCCGGGAATCAAGTCTGCTCGATGGGCAAGCTTATCTGATAGGGACATAAACAATTCCGTGAAAAACAAATAAAGGCCAGTGTGCTCTGTAAGAAATATAAACCAATAAAATACATCTTGGCAGAATGGGGTCAAGTGGGTCTATAGTCTATTCTTGTGGCAGCAAGCTGATCCTTTATAATAACGCTGGATCGGATCTCGATCTCCTTGAATAGCGCTCCACTAACCCACTAATGCTTGTCTCGTACTCCACCCACCGATACCCAGCCCAAAAACTATGCATCGGGGATTGACTTAACTTTTTGTTATTTCGAGGTCTAATTGATAACACTGTTTGAATTACGTATGGGTTGCCTGCTGCTGGTAAATACATCTATTTATCCGTCAGCAAAAACATGCCTGCTGGGAAATATtagttctgacttctgagcgCATACCAGCTGTCAGTTAACATATTGTCTGTCAGCAAATCCCTGCCAGGGCTTACGATAAGTGGTCTGTCAGAAGACGTCATCCCCCAACGGGTACAGTACGGCATATTACCTTCTTTGTGTTTCATGATGAATGCACGGTTGtcacaccttgaaatttttggatCTCACGATGTGATTAGgaagaataattaaacaatgatttttctcataattttaaaatttgccAACATTTGTTTTCTTGATAGGAAATTTAGTGTAGGAAAATAATTGGTTGTTTTTCCTAAACTAAATGAGCTTGTTCTATGTGTGTGCATTCATGCccatgcatcttggtgtttatTGAGTGCAAAGGTTTTAAAAATATCTTTAGACGACGACCAGGTTCTTCTGAGAATTTACCAATTTTTTCTGGAAattattctcattttcctagagctaaatccttTTCCCAAGCTCCAGTAATTTTATTTAgactcctcgtgtcccaaactatctctaggaattttcctggaatttttaggattttcagagtattttttgTGGGTTTTATTGAATTATCTGGATTTTTCTTTATACGGGAAATTACttctgaaaataaaaagaaaagaaaacctcaACCTACCCTTTTGGGCTAAGCCCGCACCCAAAAGCTCTACCATAGCCCAactctccttccctccctcgaGCCTCGCTAGCTCAGCCCAGTCCAGGCCCGACCAGCCAAGCCAGGCCCGATTGGGACCATATGCTCTGCAGCTCTCTCCCAAGCTGCACAGGCAGGCAACGCCACCGCCACGCCCTTTTGGTGTGCGTGCCACGCCAGGCGCAGCCACCCGCGCCCTATCAATAGCGAAGCCCGACCCCCGCACGCCCCTGCCATCCTCGCAAGCCACCCTGCCTCGCCtgtgctgcgccgccaccttgCAAACCCGCCAGCCGagtcgggcgccgccgccaactTTCCACTCGATTCACCAGCTCCGCTGCCCGCCGGATGAAACCGGCCCCTTCTAGAGCTTCGGGACGTCGTACAACGGTAGAAGCACCATCGGTGTAGCCTGGGAGGATGAGCCACAGCGACGGCTGCGTTCTCTCACCGTATTAACTCACGTACACGTAAGATGAACTAGCTTTGCTGGCGGTATACAGACGCCCTCGCAACCACCGTGTACGTGCCCTAATCTGTCCTGAAAATTCTAGAATGCCTTATATTAGGATAGAGGGACAGAGGTGGTACTCTTCAAATATCTAGCCCAAAAACCATGTCAAGAACTTACAACATGCCTATAAATACCCGACTCAATTCATTGCATGCTGCGACACTCCTACCTTTTGCCTTTTTCTTAACAAATCCTTGCAATGTAAATATAAATCATAAGCAAATCAAATCAATCGAAATTTTTTATATATCGTTTCTTTGTAAATAGCCACACCAAGAACAATGTCTTGTAGTCTGAACAGACGAAAATGGTGGATGCCTTGGCTTGCTCAGGTGGCTTCTCAAACTTGTAGTCTTAATTGATGAAAATGGTAATTGCTTTGACTTGCTCGGGTGTTTTTTTGAGCCCTGGCAACCTGCCAATTGCCTCACCAAACAAGTTGATAGCTAGAGTTGCCCAAGCTCAAAAAGATTATTGTTCTTTTCTCCTTCAATAATGATTTTGCTCCCATGTTTTGTGAAGC containing:
- the LOC101763754 gene encoding cysteine-rich receptor-like protein kinase 10 isoform X2, encoding MSDALGRVRNIVEVALQIKEAVDTVRKNKADCYEIGRRVSRLSAILSKMENLEMVKDQAMIQALENLEETLYRALKLVRACQSTRNIHLGATGYLTKELRQVNQVIMDQIAAANWITQDAGHLGAVESSSSSASNNDTRFGADGERKSDPACMEHFLNQSGFRMFSLSEMKAATNNFSEHNLIGRGGSATVYKGVISDVLVAIKRFCAARHLRRDVDHYVNVFALLGQHQNIVCFLGYCQETTYEKMLYKGRYVEAEITSMIVVEEYTPNGNLSDIIEGQCPQMDWSIIFQIIQGMAQGIAHLHWKNIIHMDLKPENILFDSNMNPKICDFEMCKIFDQEVTQEVTEELAGTLGYMAPEYIAQGVISAKNDVYSFGLLVLSTIRGMSRLGRYGKLRV
- the LOC101763754 gene encoding putative receptor-like protein kinase At4g00960 isoform X1; the protein is MSDALGRVRNIVEVALQIKEAVDTVRKNKADCYEIGRRVSRLSAILSKMENLEMVKDQAMIQALENLEETLYRALKLVRACQSTRNIHLGATGYLTKELRQVNQVIMDQIAAANWITQDAGHLGAVESSSSSASNNDTRFGADGERKSDPACMEHFLNQSGFRMFSLSEMKAATNNFSEHNLIGRGGSATVYKGVISDVLVAIKRFCAARHLRRDVDHYVNVFALLGQHQNIVCFLGYCQETTYEKMLYKGRYVEAEITSMIVVEEYTPNGNLSDIIEGQCPQMDWSIIFQIIQGMAQGIAHLHWKNIIHMDLKPENILFDSNMNPKICDFEMCKIFDQEVTQEVTEELAGTLGYMAPEYIAQGVISAKNDVYSFGLLVLSTIRGMSRSGLLQHSIEWAWEVREAQSLKDLFDSASCGESQLQEVERRIHIGLLCTQDNPRERPTMPDVLRMLNSEERPAAPTPPSFIKR
- the LOC101763754 gene encoding cysteine-rich receptor-like protein kinase 19 isoform X4 produces the protein MEHFLNQSGFRMFSLSEMKAATNNFSEHNLIGRGGSATVYKGVISDVLVAIKRFCAARHLRRDVDHYVNVFALLGQHQNIVCFLGYCQETTYEKMLYKGRYVEAEITSMIVVEEYTPNGNLSDIIEGQCPQMDWSIIFQIIQGMAQGIAHLHWKNIIHMDLKPENILFDSNMNPKICDFEMCKIFDQEVTQEVTEELAGTLGYMAPEYIAQGVISAKNDVYSFGLLVLSTIRGMSRSGLLQHSIEWAWEVREAQSLKDLFDSASCGESQLQEVERRIHIGLLCTQDNPRERPTMPDVLRMLNSEERPAAPTPPSFIKR
- the LOC101763754 gene encoding cysteine-rich receptor-like protein kinase 19 isoform X3, with the protein product MPVCVPVFMTGFRMFSLSEMKAATNNFSEHNLIGRGGSATVYKGVISDVLVAIKRFCAARHLRRDVDHYVNVFALLGQHQNIVCFLGYCQETTYEKMLYKGRYVEAEITSMIVVEEYTPNGNLSDIIEGQCPQMDWSIIFQIIQGMAQGIAHLHWKNIIHMDLKPENILFDSNMNPKICDFEMCKIFDQEVTQEVTEELAGTLGYMAPEYIAQGVISAKNDVYSFGLLVLSTIRGMSRSGLLQHSIEWAWEVREAQSLKDLFDSASCGESQLQEVERRIHIGLLCTQDNPRERPTMPDVLRMLNSEERPAAPTPPSFIKR